One genomic region from Biomphalaria glabrata chromosome 7, xgBioGlab47.1, whole genome shotgun sequence encodes:
- the LOC106079172 gene encoding alanine aminotransferase 1-like: MMLRSSTKIVGLSNRRLCNVELLDKIFKRCKVLTIDNMNPHVKNIEYAVRGPIVIRAGELENELKQGVKKNFTCITRANIGDCHATGQEPLTFLRQVVALCVYPPLMKDPSFPDDAKQRADRILNSCGGRSLGAYSDSAGVPVIKEDVAKYIAERDGIPADPLNIYLCGGASEGIRNVMKLLMTTLPGKERAGIMIPIPQYPLYTASIAEYNAVPIGYYLNEADKWSLSVDELKRAITEAKPFCKPRAICIINPGNPTGQVLTRQNIEDIIKFAKEENLFIMADEVYQHNVYAKDSKFYSFKKVLTELGPPYSEMELASFMSISKGYMGECGFRGGYVEVINMDPAVKAMLTKAISAKLCSAVTGQAALDVVVNPPKPGEPSYPLFKQQKEKVLGDLAEKGRMTTELFNSIPGISCNPVQGAMYAFPKLDIPKKALEAAKAKGLAADAFYCFALLEETGICVVPGSGFGQKEGTWHFRTTILPPLDQLADMLKKFERFHVNFIQKYS, encoded by the exons ATGATGTTGCGATCGTCAACAAAAATCGTAGGCTTGTCAAACAGACGATTATGTAATGTTGAATTGCTAGATAAAATCTTCAAAAGATGTAAAGTTTTGACCATCGACAATATGAACCCCCatgttaaaaatattgaatatgcAGTAAGGGGTCCAATTGTGATTCGAGCTGGTGAACTAGAAAATGAACTGAAACAG GGTGTGAAGAAAAATTTTACTTGTATTACACGTGCCAATATTGGGGATTGCCATGCTACAGGACAAGAACCATTAACTTTTCTGAGACAG GTTGTAGCTCTCTGTGTTTATCCTCCTTTGATGAAAGATCCAAGCTTTCCGGATGATGCCAAGCAACGTGCTGACAGAATTCTCAATTCTTGTGGAGGAAGAAGCCTCG GTGCCTACAGTGATAGTGCGGGTGTTCCTGTCATAAAAGAAGACGTGGCAAAATATATTGCTGAGAGAGATGGAATACCTGCTGACCCATTGAACATATATTTGTGTGGTGGAGCTAGTGAAGGGATTAGG AATGTAATGAAGCTGTTGATGACTACGCTGCCTGGAAAGGAAAGAGCTGGCATCATGATTCCTATCCCTCAGTACCCGCTCTACACAGCGTCCATTGCTGAATACAATGCCGTCCCA ATTGGTTATTACTTAAATGAAGCAGACAAATGGTCACTCAGCGTTGATGAATTGAAGCGTGCTATCACGGAAGCCAAACCCTTTTGTAAACCTAGAGCTATATGTATAATAAACCCAGGAAACCCAACAG GCCAAGTGTTGACCAGACAAAACATTGAAGACATCATCAAATTTGCTAAGGaagaaaatctttttattaTGGCTgatgag GTGTATCAACATAATGTGTATGCAAAGGATTCAAAGTTTTATTCTTTCAAAAAAGTGTTGACAGAGTTAGGTCCCCCTTACAGTGAAATGGAGCTAGCATCTTTCATGTCCATCTCGAAAGGTTACATGGGAGA GTGTGGTTTCCGTGGAGGCTATGTTGAAGTGATCAATATGGATCCAGCTGTTAAGGCCATGTTGACCAAagctatttctgctaagttatGCTCTGCTGTTACTGGTcag GCTGCATTAGATGTTGTTGTGAACCCACCTAAACCTGGGGAACCTTCTTACCCCCTTTTTAAACAG caaaaggAAAAAGTTCTTGGCGACCTTGCAGAAAAAGGACGCATGACAACAGAATTGTTCAACTCCATTCCAGGAATATCTTGTAATCCAGTCCAGGGGGCAATGTATGCTTTCCCTAAACTTGACATTCCAAAGAAGGCTTTAGAAGCAGCCAAG gcCAAAGGCTTAGCCGCTGATGCATTTTACTGTTTTGCATTGTTGGAAGAAACTGGCATATGTGTTGTACCAGGCAGTGGATTTGGCCAGAAAGAAGGGACATGGCACTTCAG GACCACCATTTTGCCACCACTGGACCAGTTAGCGGACATGCTTAAAAAGTTTGAACGCTTCCATGTCAACTTCATCCAGAAGTATTCTTAA